A genomic region of Rhodohalobacter sp. 614A contains the following coding sequences:
- a CDS encoding MFS transporter, with protein sequence MKKFVKARLSAMMFLQFFIWGAWYTAIAVYMSNFGMEDLTHWPFTVNPIAAICAPFFVGLIADRYFATEKVLGTLHILGGIIMGLTPQAVDNPVVFILMLLAYNLCYMPTMSLANTLSFHNINDQEKEFPVIRVFGTIGWIVAGLTVSFGLVSFVAEGVTPEGTALPLYLTAIASIILGLYSFTLPHTPPPAKGDSVSARSILGIDALKKLGSKSFYIFLASSMLISIPLAAYYNFTQLYLGNAGFQNIAATQTIGQASEVVFMLLIPFFFVRLGVKWMLGVGMLAWGLRYALFALGAPEVTTWMILGGIALHGICYDFFFVTGQIYVDIKSFERIRGQAQGLIVLITYGVGMLIGAQVAGYVFNLFLGDQSALSLDQWYNFWWVPAGFAIVIFIIFIFLFDDREAEKQVSKDQVSSI encoded by the coding sequence ATGAAAAAATTCGTCAAAGCCAGATTGAGTGCAATGATGTTCCTCCAGTTTTTCATTTGGGGAGCCTGGTATACTGCTATTGCCGTTTATATGTCGAATTTTGGAATGGAAGATTTAACACACTGGCCCTTTACGGTTAATCCGATAGCAGCCATTTGTGCACCCTTTTTTGTTGGATTGATTGCCGACCGATATTTCGCAACAGAGAAAGTTTTAGGTACGCTGCATATCCTCGGAGGAATCATCATGGGATTGACTCCTCAAGCTGTTGACAATCCTGTTGTTTTTATCCTGATGCTCCTTGCGTATAATCTTTGTTATATGCCCACCATGAGTCTGGCAAATACGTTGTCTTTCCATAACATTAACGATCAGGAAAAAGAATTTCCGGTGATTCGGGTTTTTGGAACAATCGGCTGGATTGTAGCGGGACTCACTGTAAGTTTTGGACTGGTAAGTTTTGTGGCCGAAGGAGTCACTCCCGAAGGAACTGCATTACCGCTTTATTTAACTGCAATTGCCAGTATTATTTTAGGACTCTATAGCTTCACACTTCCCCACACTCCTCCTCCTGCCAAAGGAGATTCCGTATCGGCAAGGAGCATTCTTGGAATTGATGCACTGAAAAAACTGGGCAGTAAATCGTTTTACATTTTTTTGGCCAGCTCTATGCTGATAAGCATCCCGCTTGCCGCTTATTACAATTTTACACAATTATATCTTGGAAATGCAGGTTTCCAGAATATCGCAGCAACACAAACAATCGGTCAGGCTTCGGAAGTTGTCTTTATGCTTCTGATTCCGTTTTTCTTCGTTCGCTTGGGTGTAAAATGGATGCTTGGTGTGGGAATGCTTGCCTGGGGGCTTCGTTACGCTTTGTTTGCTCTTGGAGCTCCGGAAGTCACCACCTGGATGATTCTCGGGGGAATTGCCTTACACGGAATTTGTTATGACTTCTTTTTCGTAACCGGCCAGATCTATGTTGACATCAAATCGTTTGAAAGAATTCGCGGTCAGGCTCAGGGACTAATCGTTCTGATTACATACGGTGTAGGTATGCTGATTGGCGCTCAGGTTGCAGGATATGTCTTCAACCTATTCCTTGGAGATCAGTCAGCTCTGAGTCTGGATCAGTGGTACAACTTCTGGTGGGTTCCTGCCGGCTTTGCCATTGTCATTTTTATTATTTTCATTTTCTTATTTGATGACAGGGAAGCCGAGAAACAAGTTTCAAAAGATCAGGTGAGTTCAATTTAG
- a CDS encoding metallophosphoesterase family protein, with the protein MKRREFIKRIGIGGFLIANGQLFRTFFTLDDKDVDFRFLVASDGHYGQPETDYEDYFSTIVEKINAYHDSFPSEFVVYNGDIIHDEPQHLKPAFEALSKTNLPFYVTKGNHDMVTSGAWEKMWSYPQNHAVTYEDRVILLGTTSNEMGEYLCPDLDWFQDSLKTYKSASEIYIFLHITPNNWTEHGVDCPEFHDLLAGYSNVIAVFNGHDHDQDDIKISNNNIPYMFDGHFGGSWGTEYRGFRVVERLKDGTLRTYLMDPDIKINQKEI; encoded by the coding sequence ATGAAAAGAAGAGAATTTATTAAACGGATAGGAATAGGCGGATTTCTAATTGCGAACGGCCAACTGTTCCGAACTTTTTTTACTCTTGATGATAAGGATGTAGACTTTCGATTCTTAGTTGCTTCAGACGGACATTACGGACAACCCGAAACGGATTATGAGGATTACTTTTCTACAATTGTTGAAAAAATAAATGCCTATCACGATTCATTTCCTTCGGAGTTTGTGGTTTACAATGGTGATATTATTCATGATGAACCTCAACATTTAAAACCGGCATTTGAGGCTTTATCAAAAACGAACCTGCCATTTTATGTAACGAAAGGAAATCACGATATGGTTACATCAGGAGCCTGGGAAAAGATGTGGAGTTATCCTCAAAACCATGCGGTAACTTATGAAGATCGGGTGATTTTACTTGGAACAACATCCAATGAAATGGGGGAGTATCTTTGTCCTGATTTAGATTGGTTTCAGGATTCTTTAAAGACGTATAAATCAGCGTCGGAAATTTACATTTTCCTTCATATTACACCGAATAACTGGACTGAGCATGGTGTGGACTGTCCGGAATTTCATGATTTGCTTGCTGGTTATTCAAATGTCATAGCTGTTTTCAATGGACATGATCACGATCAGGACGATATCAAAATCAGTAACAACAACATTCCGTACATGTTCGACGGACATTTTGGCGGCAGTTGGGGAACCGAATACCGTGGTTTCCGTGTAGTTGAAAGATTAAAAGACGGAACGCTTAGAACTTATTTGATGGATCCGGATATAAAAATAAATCAAAAGGAAATTTAG